The segment TGGGGGCTGGTGACGTGGATCGAGAGGTCGGGTAGAATTCACGGGAACATTTTTTTGCGCATATTTAAACGGAGTTGCCGCCATGTCGATCGTCGAAACGGAACAAGTGATGGTCGTGGCGACTGCGGTCTTTCACCAGTGCGGTCATTTTCAGGGATTTAGCGCTGACATGGATCGCTACCTGAAAGTCCTGCTCGATCCGACTCACACTTCTTACCGTCCGCGCGACGAAATGGAGTCCGATCCTTCTTTCAAACAGCTGATTCCGTATTGCATCTTTCGTCACACGGCTGACGACGGGACCGTTTCGATCTATCAGTACACGCGTGGCAAAGGCCAAGGCGAATCGCGGCTTCACAGCAAACGCAGCATCGGCATCGGCGGACACATTTCAACACTTGATGCCGGGGAAGATTCCCCCTACGACCAGGGCATGCAACGCGAACTTGAAGAAGAAGTAAAAATCGAGACTCCGTTTGAGCAAAATTGTGTCGGTCTGATTAACGATGACGAAACAGAAGTCGGCAAAGTCCACCTTGGCGTGGTCCATATCTTTGATGTCCAGACTCAGAATGTCCACTCGAATGAGGACGATATCCTCGAGGATGGCTTTGTGCCGATCTCCGATTTGCTGGCCGACACCGGGCGTTTTGAGACCTGGTCACAGATTTGCCTGAATTCGGGCCTGTTTAGCTGAACCTCTTTAGACAGCATTTGTCGGGATTTAAGGCAAATGCTATGGACAATTCATCACTTGCTACGAAAAATGTCGATAAGCTGTCTGCACGGGGTTTCGAAACCTTTTCGTGCGACGCCGGTTAACTTTTCAGGATAAATGAGGTAAGACCTCGCGGGTCAATGCCTTAATAAATAATAGAGTCGGTGATTGGCCGACGACCCATTTGGAGAACACTATGAGCGTTACGGTAACAGAACTTGCCGCGAAAGAAGTCAAGCGGTTTATCGAAGAAGGCGATTACGATGCAGGCGCATTGTTGCGTATTGGCGTCTCCAGTGGAGGATGCAGCGGCTTCAATTACAGCCTCAACATTGTCACTGATTTCGACGAAGCCAACGACATGAAAATGGAGCAACACGGCGTCGAAGTCATCGTCAATCGCAAAGAAGCGTTGTTCCTCGAAGGCACGACTGTCGATTACTACGAAGGCATTGAGCAACGTGGATTCCAGTTCCACAATCCACAGGCGAAACGAACCTGCGGTTGCGGCAACTCGTTCGGCGTTTAGTTTAACGCGAACCAAATCGGCATTATTTGAACGCTTGGCGTTTGTTTGAACGCGTCGACAAATACAGATACACTGGCGGCAGGGATTTCCTTGCCGCTTTTTTTGTTGACGGCGACGCCCCCCCACGATTCAACTTGAATTCGCGGCGCTACACTTTGCTTCGTTAAGCCGACGCAAGCCCAGCTGTGGCGTCTTGAAAATGGTCACCTCAGAATTGAGATACCACCAGCCTATGGTCAACGCCAACCGAATCGATCCAAGAGTTGCTCGCCAGGAAGCTCAGACCGATCTTACCTCCGAGCCATTGCCGTCCATCGCCGCAGGCGTCAGTTGGATGTTCGGTCTGGTTTCCATTCCGCTAATCTTTGTTCCGCCAACCGCCGTGATCACCGGCTTTCTGGCAATTGTCTTTGGGCACATCGCAAAGTTTCAAATCGCCCGAAAACAGGAACTCTCTGGCGAACGCTCGGCCACAAACGGATTGCTGATGGGCTATCTTTGCTTTTTCGCCGCCTTGGCTCTGCTGCCGTCCATCCGTATGCAATCGGCAGTCACACAAGGGCTGATCAATTCGTATCGCGGTGTCTCGGATGCTGACGGGAACTCCGCGTTTGGAATTGCAGAACGCGACTTTCTGGACGGCGACGCGTTGTCGACGGGCAACACCCCGGACGCCCAAAAGATCGCCGCTGAATTGGCGTCCCTGTTGAACGAACAGCGAGACGAAATCTTCACTGGTCCTCGTTCGCACGAGATTCGCACGCTTTGCCAGATTGGCGATACTGGGTTCTGCATAGTCGTTCTGGTGCCTGACCTGACTGACTTTGACCAGAACGCCCGAGACGCCATGTTGAATTTCATCTGGAAAGAATCACAACGACTGGCTTTCGGCGCCGTCAGTCCCGGCGAAGAAGTTGCGGTCGGAGTCAGGGATCGGCTGCAATATCATTCGATGGAGTTCGGTCGCGCGACCCTTTCGCCAGATCGAATCGCGCAGCCCGATGCAGCCTTCGTCGATGCGACCATGCTGGATCCGTTTTTCGTGACCACCAATCCACCACCCGAGGAACCGACCGATGATGAACGTGAATGAAGTCATGTCCGCGCTGAAGAAAGTTGGCTCGGAGCAATCGAGAAAGATCTATGCTCGGCATGGAGCGCCGGAAAACATGTTCGGCTGCAAAGTCGCTGACATGAAGACGATTGCCAAAAAAATCAAGGGACAACAGGATCTGGCGTTGGAACTGTATTCGACGGGTAACGCCGACGCGATGTACCTGGCCGGGATTGTCGCGGACGGAACCCGGATGAAGAAAGCCGATCTGAACCAATGGGCTCGCGAGGCAAACTGGTACATGGTTTCGGAGTATGCCGTGGCCGGAGTCGCCGCCGAACATCCCGATGCGGTTGCGATCGCGAACAAGTGGATCGCTGCGAAAAAGGAGCACGTGGCGGCGGCGGGCTGGAGCACATACGCGGGCATCGTGATGACGAAAGATGACTCAGAGTTGAATCTGAAGGAGATCAAATCTCACTTGAAAATGATCGAAGCCAGCATCGACAAGGCGAAGAATCGCGTCCGCTACACGATGAACGGTTTCGTGATCGCTGTCGGCGGGTATGTTGAGCCGCTGATTGACGTGGCGAAAGCGACAGCGAAAAAGATTGGTAAAGTCGAGGTGGAGATGGGTGAGACCAGTTGCAAAGTTCCCCTCGCAACGGACTATATTGAGAAAATTGAGTCGATGGGCCGCGTCGGCAAAAAGAAAAAGTCCACGAAGTGTTAAGCACGTCATTGTCTCAGGCCAAATTTACCAATTGAAATTCTCAGCCACCCATTGATTCGTCACTTATGAAATTTCGCTCCGCTGCATTGCTGCTCGTTTCCTTTTTGCTGTTCGCGTCAGCATCCGTATCGGCCCAAAAGCCAACGTACAAATATCGCCCTGCGCCGATCGACAATCCACTGCGAGGACTGGTGCCTTACGTTTCGGCCATGCCTTGGTTGGATCCGTACGCAACGGAGGATGAAAAGCAGCAATACCTGAAAAAGTTTCAATCCGAGGTGTTTCCGCACTCGATGGAGTTCCATTATTTCTCGATGCGAGAACTGATGCCGGAGAAAGGGCGAGTCGATTTCGCCCCGATTGAAAGGTGGCTTTATCAGGCCAACGGACGCGGATGTCAGCTCACTTTTCGCGTCTATCTTGAATACCCGACGAAAAAAAGCCCTTCGGTGCCTCAGTTTCTAATCGATGGCGGATTGAAGATCACAAAGTGGAAGAACGAGGACAAGGAACTTATCCATGCTCCTGACTATGAAGATCCTGAACTAAGAGCCGCGATCGATTTGCTGATCGCAAAACTGGGCGAGAAGTACGACGGTGATCCGCGAGTCGCCTGTTTGACGATGGGAATTCTTGGCCATTGGGGAGAGTGGCATTCCTATCCGCGGACGGAGCTTTTTCCGGACAAGGCATACCAGACGCATGTGATGGACCAGTTCGCAGAAGCATTCAAAACGACTCCGGTGCTGTTGCGCTACCCTGCGGGCGAGCACAACTACACTTACGCTTCGAACGCAAAAACGAAGTTCGGATATCACGATGACTCATTCGCCTGGGCGACTGTCGACACCGGAAAAGAAGAAGACGACTGGTTCTTTGTGCCAGCGCTGAAAACGGCAGGCGTCCTGGATGCGTGGAAGATGCGAATGATCGGTGGCGAGATTCGTCCGGAAGTCTGGGGCTGTGTTTTCGATGATGAAAGTTGCGAAGTAAAAGGCCAGGAGTTTGTCCGTTGCGTTGAAGCCACTCATGCGAGCTGGTTGATGGATTCGGGCATGTTTGGCGAGAAGGGCAAACCGTCTGCCGAGCGAGTCCGCAACGCGACTCGCAAAGTCGGAAGGCTGGGTTACTCGCTACACGTTCCGAGCGTTACGATTCGCTCGATCGCAGGAAAAACGAAAGTTGATGTTTCGCTTGAGAACCGTGGTGTGGCACCGTTTTATTTTGATTGGCCAGTCGAAGTCGCCGTTCTGGATGACGCCGGCAAGGTAGTTCGATCAGTAGAGAAACGTTGGAAGCTGCCTTCCATTCTCCCTGGCGAGTCCGTTACCCGCGAGGCGACTTTCGAATCAAAGTTGACGGACGGGCAGACGATCGCGATCAGGATTCCCAATCCTCTCCCGGAAGGCAAGCCGCTTCGATTTGCCAATGAGAATCAACAGCTCGATGGCGAAGGCTGGTTGATCCTGAACTGACAGAAGTTTTTGTTTAATTTCAGTGCTTTTGCGTCTTTTTTGGATGCAACGCGTCTTCAGTAGTAAGAGAGAAGAAATTTTCTTACCCCAGGAACGAAGATGAACAGGAACGAATCCAGCACTGACGATTTGGCCACGCCGAAGCCTGAAGAACAAGGCCTCGGCTGCTGCACACCCAAGGCGATCAGCTTGGACGACTCGAAAAAGAAGAACCCGTTGCCGACCAATTCGTGCTGTGGCGGCAACACAGATGCGAAGCTCCCAATCACCAAGATCGTGGCAGACGAAACACTGGCGCCCGTCGATCTTTCGCAGTTGAATCGTGAACTTCCGGTTGTCGTGATCGGTGCCGGACCGGTTGGACTGGCTGCCGCAGCAAACTTGGTCGAGCGAAAGCAGAATTTCATTGTCCTGGAATCTGGTAAACGCGTCGCCGCCAGCATGTGGCAATGGCGACACGTACGGCTGTTTACGCCGTGGTCTTTCCTAATGCATCCGGCCGGACTCAGACTTTTACGGTCCGATAGAAACTGGCAAGAACCGGACGCCGATCGAGTGCCGCTTGCTGGCGATTTGATCGATCACTTCCTTGATCCACTGTCGAAGCACAGCGACATCACACCGCAGATCAAGCTCAATCACAAAGTCGTTTCAGTTTCGCGAGAAGGCCATGACCTGATGAAAGACGGGCAACGAAACGAGGCTCCGTTTCTCCTCGTCGTGGAAACTCCGCAGGGACCGCAGCGATTCAAAGCACGAGCGGTCATCGATGCGTCAGGAACATGGACGACCCCGAACCCTCTTGGAGCAGGTGGTGTACTTGCTGATGGCGAGCGACGGTCGCGAGACAAAATCCAGTATGGCATGCCGGATATTTTCGGAACCGATCGGGAGCGTTACGCGGGAAAACGCGTTCTGGTCGTTGGTTCAGGGCATTCTGCGACAGGCAACGTTCTTGGCCTGGTCGAACTCGCGACCACCACACCGGACACGTCGATTACCTGGGCAATCCGTCGTAGCGACCCGACAAAACTTTGGGGCGGCGGGGATGCTGACGAAATCGCAGAACGCGGCGCCCTTGGGTCTCGCGTGAAGAACGCAGTCGATGACGGCAAGGTTACCTTGCTTACAGGCCTCTCAATTGCGGCGGTAAATCCAAAAGACAATGGCCTCGAGATCGTCGACGTCGATGGTCAAACTCGGGCGAAAGTTGACGAAGTCATCGTCGCATCGGGAGCGCGGCCCGACTTGTCGATGCTTCGTGAATTGCGATTGGAGTTTGATCCGGCGACCGAAGCGACGAAAGCACTTGGCCCCCTCATTGACCCAAACCATCACAGTTGCGGATCCGTTCTACCGCACGGAGCAGCGGAACTTCAGCAACCTGAGCGTGGTTTCTATCTGGCCGGCATGAAAAGTTACGGCCGGGCTCCAACGTTCCTGCTGATGACGGGCTACGAACAAGTCCGGTCGATCGTCGCTGAACTTGCTGGTGACCATGAGGCGGCGCGAAATGTCGAACTGCAACTGCCGTCCACCGGTGTGTGTTCGACAGATTTCGCGTTCGCGGAAAGCGTGACACCTTCCGCGTAGGAAAGGCGACGGAATCACTCCTGCCTTCGGCGAAACAATCAAGTACGGTCAAAGCACGACAAAGAGGAATGAATGAGCGAAGGTCTTAAAACGTCCGAGGAGATCTGGCTGCTGTTGGGCGAGCAACTCAAGTCTTTCTTTGTCGTGCGCGTCCGCGATCACCAAACGGCAGAAGATCTCTTGCAGGAAACCTTCGTTCGCATCCACGCAAAACTTGATACTGTCGCCGACGTTCAACGCATCAGACCGTGGATCTTCCAAATCGCCCGGAACCTGCTCGCCGATCACTATCGCGCGAAATCAAAAGAAGCAGCGAGGCTGGCCGAACTTGTCGAAGCCGCACCCGATCACGAACAGCAACTCGAAGACGTGGTCATCGGATGGCTGCCTCGAATGCTGGAGCTGTTGCCTGACAAATATCGCGAAGCCGTCGAACTTTATAAGCTTCAAGGAATGTCGCAACAGGAGATCGCAGATCGTCTCAACATTTCGCTTTCCGGCGTTAAATCGCGAGTTCAACGCGGCAGAAGCAAACTCAAGGATGTGCTGTATGATTGCTGCAGTTTTGAGCACGACCGCCGGGGCGATCTGATCAGCATTTCTCGCAATGAAGATTCCGCAGGAAACTTTGACGGAAAGTTCGAAGAGTAGCGAGCGTCTTTCCAACCAATAAAAACGTACAGTTTGGCGAGAAAAAGTGCCTTTCGACTTCCGTGTTCAGTTTTCGTCGGTGAGCAAAACGCGGACCGTTAAGATACGGACTCGAATCGCGTTCACGCATTCCGGCGAATCCAGCCATGCTGCGGATTCAAATTTGTATCGCAAATTGCACGGCCAACACGAACATGTCAAACACGCTCTTTCCGACTGAACTTCCGACGACGCAGGAGATGTACAAAGCCCTCTGCGAACGTGATTCTGAATACGAGGGCATCTTCATCGTCGGGGTCAAAACGACGGGTATCTTTTGTCGACCGACCTGTCCGGCGAAAAAGCCGCTGGAGAAAAACGTCAGCTTTTACGGCAACGTTCGGGACGCTCTGGCGGCCGGATTCAGGCCCTGCAAACGGTGTCGACCGATGGAAGCTTTCGGAACGGCGCCTGAGTGGCTGGCGAATCTGCTTTCGCAAATTGAGGAATTTCCGGATCGTCGCTGGAAAGACCACGACTTGAGAGAATTGGGGCTTGAACCGGCACGCGTTCGCCGCTGGTTCAAGGCTCAGCATGGCATGACATTTCACTGCTACCAACGGACCAGACGCCTCGGTCGCGCGATCGGCCAAATTCAGGTCGACAATCAATCAGCGACATCGGCTCAACTGAATTCGGGGTACGAATCAGCCAGTGGATTTCGCGATGCGTTCAAAAAGCTGTTCGAGAACGTTCCGCCATCACGAGCCAGAGGCGATTCGACCGGGTCGGCGGAGTCGGCGAAACCGATGTACGTCAACCGAGTCCTGACAGAGTTGGGGCCGATGGTTTGTGCGGCGAATGAGCAAGGTCTGCATCTGCTGGAATTCGCTGACCGTCGCATGTTGGAAACACAAATCAAACGAGTCAACAAACTGACGCGTTGCACATTTGTCATTGGCGAGAACGAATTTCATCGCTCGATTCAAGGTGAGCTACAAGCCTGGTTCGCGGGAAAGTTAGAGAAATTCCAAACACCAATCGTGCTCAAAGGAACTACGTTTCAGGAACAGGTTTGGCGTCAGCTCTTGCAAATCCGCTACGGTGAATCAAGAAGCTACGAA is part of the Mariniblastus fucicola genome and harbors:
- the sigZ gene encoding RNA polymerase sigma factor SigZ; protein product: MSEGLKTSEEIWLLLGEQLKSFFVVRVRDHQTAEDLLQETFVRIHAKLDTVADVQRIRPWIFQIARNLLADHYRAKSKEAARLAELVEAAPDHEQQLEDVVIGWLPRMLELLPDKYREAVELYKLQGMSQQEIADRLNISLSGVKSRVQRGRSKLKDVLYDCCSFEHDRRGDLISISRNEDSAGNFDGKFEE
- a CDS encoding bifunctional transcriptional activator/DNA repair enzyme AdaA, giving the protein MSNTLFPTELPTTQEMYKALCERDSEYEGIFIVGVKTTGIFCRPTCPAKKPLEKNVSFYGNVRDALAAGFRPCKRCRPMEAFGTAPEWLANLLSQIEEFPDRRWKDHDLRELGLEPARVRRWFKAQHGMTFHCYQRTRRLGRAIGQIQVDNQSATSAQLNSGYESASGFRDAFKKLFENVPPSRARGDSTGSAESAKPMYVNRVLTELGPMVCAANEQGLHLLEFADRRMLETQIKRVNKLTRCTFVIGENEFHRSIQGELQAWFAGKLEKFQTPIVLKGTTFQEQVWRQLLQIRYGESRSYEQIAKNLENPKAMRAVGKANGDNRFAIVVPCHRVIRADGSLSGYGGGVWRKQWMLNHEQRSLKTN
- a CDS encoding DUF4190 domain-containing protein; translated protein: MVNANRIDPRVARQEAQTDLTSEPLPSIAAGVSWMFGLVSIPLIFVPPTAVITGFLAIVFGHIAKFQIARKQELSGERSATNGLLMGYLCFFAALALLPSIRMQSAVTQGLINSYRGVSDADGNSAFGIAERDFLDGDALSTGNTPDAQKIAAELASLLNEQRDEIFTGPRSHEIRTLCQIGDTGFCIVVLVPDLTDFDQNARDAMLNFIWKESQRLAFGAVSPGEEVAVGVRDRLQYHSMEFGRATLSPDRIAQPDAAFVDATMLDPFFVTTNPPPEEPTDDERE
- a CDS encoding DNA alkylation repair protein; amino-acid sequence: MMNVNEVMSALKKVGSEQSRKIYARHGAPENMFGCKVADMKTIAKKIKGQQDLALELYSTGNADAMYLAGIVADGTRMKKADLNQWAREANWYMVSEYAVAGVAAEHPDAVAIANKWIAAKKEHVAAAGWSTYAGIVMTKDDSELNLKEIKSHLKMIEASIDKAKNRVRYTMNGFVIAVGGYVEPLIDVAKATAKKIGKVEVEMGETSCKVPLATDYIEKIESMGRVGKKKKSTKC
- a CDS encoding NAD(P)-binding domain-containing protein, whose translation is MNRNESSTDDLATPKPEEQGLGCCTPKAISLDDSKKKNPLPTNSCCGGNTDAKLPITKIVADETLAPVDLSQLNRELPVVVIGAGPVGLAAAANLVERKQNFIVLESGKRVAASMWQWRHVRLFTPWSFLMHPAGLRLLRSDRNWQEPDADRVPLAGDLIDHFLDPLSKHSDITPQIKLNHKVVSVSREGHDLMKDGQRNEAPFLLVVETPQGPQRFKARAVIDASGTWTTPNPLGAGGVLADGERRSRDKIQYGMPDIFGTDRERYAGKRVLVVGSGHSATGNVLGLVELATTTPDTSITWAIRRSDPTKLWGGGDADEIAERGALGSRVKNAVDDGKVTLLTGLSIAAVNPKDNGLEIVDVDGQTRAKVDEVIVASGARPDLSMLRELRLEFDPATEATKALGPLIDPNHHSCGSVLPHGAAELQQPERGFYLAGMKSYGRAPTFLLMTGYEQVRSIVAELAGDHEAARNVELQLPSTGVCSTDFAFAESVTPSA
- a CDS encoding HesB/IscA family protein; this encodes MSVTVTELAAKEVKRFIEEGDYDAGALLRIGVSSGGCSGFNYSLNIVTDFDEANDMKMEQHGVEVIVNRKEALFLEGTTVDYYEGIEQRGFQFHNPQAKRTCGCGNSFGV
- a CDS encoding phosphoesterase, giving the protein MSIVETEQVMVVATAVFHQCGHFQGFSADMDRYLKVLLDPTHTSYRPRDEMESDPSFKQLIPYCIFRHTADDGTVSIYQYTRGKGQGESRLHSKRSIGIGGHISTLDAGEDSPYDQGMQRELEEEVKIETPFEQNCVGLINDDETEVGKVHLGVVHIFDVQTQNVHSNEDDILEDGFVPISDLLADTGRFETWSQICLNSGLFS
- a CDS encoding DUF4832 domain-containing protein, whose product is MKFRSAALLLVSFLLFASASVSAQKPTYKYRPAPIDNPLRGLVPYVSAMPWLDPYATEDEKQQYLKKFQSEVFPHSMEFHYFSMRELMPEKGRVDFAPIERWLYQANGRGCQLTFRVYLEYPTKKSPSVPQFLIDGGLKITKWKNEDKELIHAPDYEDPELRAAIDLLIAKLGEKYDGDPRVACLTMGILGHWGEWHSYPRTELFPDKAYQTHVMDQFAEAFKTTPVLLRYPAGEHNYTYASNAKTKFGYHDDSFAWATVDTGKEEDDWFFVPALKTAGVLDAWKMRMIGGEIRPEVWGCVFDDESCEVKGQEFVRCVEATHASWLMDSGMFGEKGKPSAERVRNATRKVGRLGYSLHVPSVTIRSIAGKTKVDVSLENRGVAPFYFDWPVEVAVLDDAGKVVRSVEKRWKLPSILPGESVTREATFESKLTDGQTIAIRIPNPLPEGKPLRFANENQQLDGEGWLILN